The window TCCGTTTTCCGTTTCCCCACTGCCCGCCGATCCGGGGTCGTCGGGCGACTGCTCGAGGAAACGGACCGCTGCGCCGGAACGTTTCCGGAGGACGGGCAGGACGGTGACGGGAACGAACTCGACTCGGCGCTCGAGGCCGTACCAGATCGACACGGCAGTCGCGCCGAGTCCGTTGACGATCGCGTCGATCGGGGAACCGACACGGGCCGGATGCGACAGCTGTGCGACCTCGAGTGCCCCGCCGAACCCAGCCACGACGAGCACCACGACCAGTCCCTCTCGCGGCTCCAACCCTCGATCGTCAACCAGTGTGTAACCGAGGGTGACAGCGAGCGTCGCGTACGCCAGCGCGTGCTGGTGGGTGGAGCGTGGGAGCCGCTCGAGTCCAGTCGCGTACAATCCGCTGGTGGTGACGGCCGGGTCGGGGAGCAACACTCCCGTTCCGGGCCAGGAGAACGCGGGCGGCGTCGTAACGAGGGACCAGTAACAGATCGCCGCGGCGACGACGCCGGTCGTCGTCCAACGCACGGATCGTGGGAAGAGCGGGAACCTGACCGCCACGTACGTCGTGGCTTCTCCTATCGAATTAGTAAAGAACGAACTGCGATCGTTCAGGCGGTGGTTTCCGTGCTATCCGGCCGGACTGCCTTCCCGGTGGGGACATGGTCCGTCGAAAGGAACCGGAGAACGTCGACGTCCGACACGGTGGTTCGATATACCGACGCCCCTTCGAAGACGGTCGCCCCGCTCACTGCTCACTCGACTGTCACGCTCTTCGCCAGGTTCCGTGGTTTGTCGATCGACCGTCCCATGAGATTGGCGACCCAGTAGGAGACGAGTTGCAACTGGACGTTCGCGACGACGGCCGCACCGACGTCGTCGGTCGCCGGAATCTCGAGCACGTAGTCGGCGTACCGCTCGGCTTCTGATCGTCCGTCGGTGACGACCACGACCGGCGCGTCGCGTGCCTCGACCTCCTTGATGTTCGAGATCGTCTTCCGTGCGGTCTCCCCGTCGCCGGTCACGACCGCGAACACGGGCGTTTCGTCCGTCACCAGCGCGAGCGGACCGTGTTTCAGTTCGCCGGCAGCGAATCCCTCCGCGTGTTCGTACGTGATCTCCTTGAACTTCAGCGCAC of the Halobiforma lacisalsi AJ5 genome contains:
- a CDS encoding VanZ family protein, translated to MRWTTTGVVAAAICYWSLVTTPPAFSWPGTGVLLPDPAVTTSGLYATGLERLPRSTHQHALAYATLAVTLGYTLVDDRGLEPREGLVVVLVVAGFGGALEVAQLSHPARVGSPIDAIVNGLGATAVSIWYGLERRVEFVPVTVLPVLRKRSGAAVRFLEQSPDDPGSAGSGETENGTVK